A DNA window from Aureibacter tunicatorum contains the following coding sequences:
- a CDS encoding S41 family peptidase, with product MKKINILFIALSFLTLHKTFSQDICDCATDLEYLHQTISEISPAFKKNKKEYQAAYQIALQKINQPNNLFDCHLLMNEMIMSLKDNHMRVFQEKSDTSANYQVKLHRTNMNLETLTAELEKKSFENHEGIYYYKDKQLSIGVRKIENEKLELIILQSKKPLFEEGEILGYLIPHGFKSYKAIMASVSSKTLTSFQEKIEGGIFLGADIQKDPNQANHSKAIHPSKTYHREEIDHKTTYIKAASFLSFYPTLKEAEDFYDQLTGTIDKKNLIVDLRDNHGGGPRNSNLLLKILKDYAKSGNNIYVLTNFNTASNGEIFTERVRKLKNTTVLGHRTNGTVIFEVGNISHHKLPSSSLEATIPFKVHGKNKYLEMNGAVPDIKLDMNTNWIEQVRDIINSKSSI from the coding sequence ATGAAAAAAATCAACATACTATTCATTGCTTTAAGCTTTTTGACTTTGCATAAAACCTTTAGCCAAGACATTTGCGATTGCGCAACTGATCTTGAATATCTACATCAAACAATCAGTGAGATTAGCCCCGCTTTTAAAAAAAATAAAAAAGAATATCAAGCAGCTTATCAAATAGCGCTGCAAAAAATTAACCAACCCAACAACCTATTTGATTGCCATTTGCTCATGAATGAAATGATAATGTCTCTAAAGGACAATCATATGCGCGTCTTTCAAGAAAAAAGCGATACTTCCGCTAACTATCAAGTTAAACTTCATCGAACAAATATGAACCTTGAAACCTTGACGGCAGAGCTTGAAAAAAAATCCTTTGAAAATCATGAAGGCATTTATTATTACAAAGACAAACAATTATCCATAGGCGTCAGAAAAATCGAAAATGAGAAACTCGAGCTTATTATCCTCCAATCCAAAAAGCCATTATTCGAAGAAGGAGAAATATTAGGCTATTTAATTCCACATGGTTTTAAATCGTACAAAGCGATCATGGCAAGTGTTTCAAGCAAAACATTAACAAGTTTTCAAGAAAAGATCGAAGGTGGAATTTTTCTTGGCGCCGACATTCAAAAAGATCCAAACCAAGCCAACCATTCCAAAGCTATCCATCCATCCAAAACCTATCACCGCGAAGAAATTGATCATAAAACAACATACATCAAAGCAGCTAGCTTCTTATCATTTTATCCTACACTTAAAGAAGCCGAAGATTTCTACGATCAACTGACTGGCACTATCGACAAGAAAAACCTTATTGTCGACTTAAGGGACAATCACGGAGGAGGACCAAGAAATTCAAACCTACTTTTGAAAATCCTTAAAGATTATGCGAAAAGCGGAAATAACATCTATGTGCTTACCAATTTTAACACGGCCAGCAATGGAGAAATTTTTACTGAAAGAGTGCGTAAACTGAAAAACACAACCGTGCTCGGCCATAGAACCAATGGAACCGTAATCTTTGAAGTCGGTAATATAAGCCATCATAAATTACCCTCAAGTTCACTTGAAGCCACTATTCCTTTCAAAGTACATGGCAAAAACAAGTATCTGGAAATGAACGGGGCTGTGCCGGATATTAAACTTGATATGAATACAAACTGGATAGAACAAGTCCGCGATATCATCAATTCTAAATCAAGCATTTAA